In one Streptomyces venezuelae genomic region, the following are encoded:
- a CDS encoding aminoglycoside phosphotransferase family protein: MLPEVTTDEEWDRVVPDDTIVRPAAEDLCARLGLAGARLTRYSAGSQPVYAVGDAHVLKLFPGTAARDAVTEARVLGHVEGRLPVPTPRLHAEGPYENGWRYVLMSRLPGEDLSAAWPRIPRADRERVVTDAAEALAALHALDPAPLADVLGPGDWGAFVDRQRAGAVARQRKCGLPEAWLEQLPVFLDSVPLPDAGSVRPALLHTEFMRQHLIVDPADGWRLTGLFDFEPAMIGDPAYDFVGVGLFVTRAEPGLLARFMKAYGRTFEPRPLLAYTLLHVYSNLPWYLRELPAPPEPTPDALAEAWFGR; the protein is encoded by the coding sequence ATGCTTCCCGAAGTGACCACGGACGAAGAGTGGGACCGCGTCGTCCCCGACGACACGATCGTGCGGCCCGCCGCCGAGGACCTGTGCGCCCGCCTCGGGCTCGCCGGGGCGCGCCTCACCCGCTACTCCGCGGGCTCCCAGCCGGTCTACGCGGTCGGCGACGCCCACGTACTGAAGCTGTTCCCCGGGACGGCCGCGCGGGACGCCGTCACCGAGGCCCGCGTCCTCGGCCATGTGGAGGGCCGCCTCCCCGTCCCCACGCCCCGCCTGCATGCCGAGGGGCCGTACGAGAACGGCTGGCGCTACGTCCTGATGTCCCGCCTGCCCGGCGAGGACCTCTCCGCCGCCTGGCCGCGCATCCCGCGCGCCGACCGCGAGCGCGTCGTCACCGACGCCGCCGAAGCGCTCGCCGCGCTCCACGCGCTCGACCCGGCCCCGCTCGCCGACGTCCTCGGGCCCGGCGACTGGGGCGCGTTCGTCGACCGGCAGCGGGCCGGAGCGGTCGCCCGCCAGCGGAAGTGCGGACTGCCGGAGGCCTGGCTGGAGCAGCTCCCCGTGTTCCTGGACTCCGTGCCGCTGCCCGACGCGGGGAGCGTACGGCCGGCGCTGCTGCACACCGAGTTCATGCGCCAGCACTTGATCGTCGACCCGGCCGACGGCTGGCGGCTCACCGGGCTCTTCGACTTCGAGCCCGCGATGATCGGCGATCCCGCGTACGACTTCGTGGGCGTCGGCCTCTTCGTCACGCGCGCCGAACCGGGCCTGCTCGCCCGCTTCATGAAGGCGTACGGCCGGACGTTCGAGCCACGTCCGCTGCTCGCGTACACCCTGCTCCACGTGTACAGCAATCTGCCCTGGTACCTGCGGGAACTGCCCGCTCCGCCGGAGCCGACGCCGGACGCGCTGGCGGAGGCGTGGTTCGGGCGGTAG
- a CDS encoding MOSC domain-containing protein — protein sequence MGATVAAVSSNATYSFTKPTRESVTLLTGLGVEGDVHAGTKVKHRFRVAQDPDQPNLRQVHLMHEELFDELAKDGFTVAPGELGENVTTRGIDLLGLPTGALLHLGDEAVLEITGLRNPCRQIDDYQAGLMKKVVGRDASGTVFYKAGVMSVVRRGGEVRPGDAIGVVLPEGPHRPLRTV from the coding sequence ATGGGCGCCACGGTCGCTGCGGTCAGCAGCAACGCAACGTACTCCTTCACCAAGCCGACCCGTGAGAGCGTCACGCTGCTCACGGGCCTCGGCGTCGAGGGGGACGTGCACGCGGGTACGAAGGTGAAGCACCGCTTCCGTGTCGCGCAGGACCCGGACCAGCCGAACCTGCGCCAGGTCCACCTCATGCACGAGGAGCTCTTCGACGAGCTGGCCAAGGACGGCTTCACCGTGGCGCCCGGCGAGCTCGGCGAGAACGTCACCACGCGCGGCATCGACCTCCTGGGCCTCCCCACCGGCGCCCTTCTGCACCTGGGCGACGAAGCGGTCCTGGAGATCACGGGCCTGCGCAACCCCTGCCGGCAGATCGACGACTACCAGGCCGGCCTGATGAAGAAAGTCGTCGGCCGTGACGCGTCGGGGACCGTCTTCTACAAGGCGGGCGTGATGAGCGTCGTGCGCCGCGGCGGCGAGGTCCGCCCCGGCGACGCGATCGGCGTCGTGCTGCCGGAGGGCCCGCACCGGCCGTTGCGGACCGTCTGA
- a CDS encoding SAM-dependent methyltransferase: MTTETSETTPADGERPPRLTRLTFHGPLSEARAQRLVERLAASGPRTVLDLGCGWGELLLRVLEAVPGATGIGVDIKGEDLDRGRAAAKERGLDGRVLFVEETARDTARGPADVVLCLGASQALSSAAPALATVEALRALRGLVEPGGRVVLGEGFWEREPTARELAGMWPDADAGEHLYLGDLVDAAIEAGFRPLRVETAGVDEWEEFESGYRADVEEWLAAHPDHPEAAETRARVDAQRSSWLRGYRGVLGITYLTLVPVG; the protein is encoded by the coding sequence ATGACCACTGAGACCAGCGAGACGACTCCCGCCGACGGCGAACGGCCGCCGCGCCTCACCCGCCTCACCTTCCACGGCCCCCTCTCCGAAGCCCGCGCACAGCGGCTCGTCGAGCGCCTCGCCGCGTCCGGTCCGCGCACCGTGCTCGATCTGGGCTGCGGGTGGGGCGAGTTGCTGCTCCGCGTCCTCGAAGCCGTCCCCGGCGCCACCGGCATCGGCGTCGACATCAAGGGCGAGGACCTGGACCGCGGCCGGGCGGCCGCGAAGGAGCGCGGGCTCGACGGCCGGGTCCTGTTCGTCGAGGAGACGGCGCGGGACACCGCCCGCGGCCCCGCCGACGTCGTCCTGTGCCTCGGCGCGAGCCAGGCCCTCAGCTCCGCCGCACCCGCCCTGGCCACCGTCGAGGCGCTCCGCGCGCTGCGGGGCCTGGTCGAGCCGGGCGGCCGTGTCGTGCTCGGCGAGGGCTTCTGGGAGCGCGAGCCCACCGCGCGGGAGCTGGCCGGGATGTGGCCGGACGCCGACGCCGGCGAGCACCTGTACCTGGGGGACCTCGTGGACGCGGCGATCGAGGCCGGATTCCGCCCGCTGCGGGTGGAGACGGCGGGCGTGGACGAGTGGGAGGAGTTCGAGTCGGGCTACCGTGCCGACGTCGAGGAGTGGCTGGCGGCGCATCCCGACCACCCGGAGGCGGCGGAGACCCGCGCACGCGTGGACGCCCAGCGTTCGTCGTGGCTGCGCGGCTACCGCGGAGTGCTCGGCATCACCTATCTGACCTTGGTTCCGGTGGGCTGA
- a CDS encoding MazG-like family protein, whose translation MDDEQQPPSPAQPASPAEPAEPAEPADGDPWPTVERLHAWLDAHNQQQPQAALLLRMLKLSEEVGEVAQAVIGATGQNPRKGTTHSWDDVRAELCDVIVTAMVALRTLTPDAAAVLADHLRRVDERSTAHGGTKTVVPPAGRRASVPVHDH comes from the coding sequence ATGGACGACGAGCAGCAGCCCCCCTCCCCCGCCCAGCCCGCCTCCCCCGCCGAACCCGCCGAACCCGCCGAACCCGCCGACGGCGACCCCTGGCCCACCGTCGAGCGGCTCCACGCCTGGCTCGACGCGCACAACCAGCAGCAGCCCCAAGCAGCCCTGCTGCTGCGCATGTTGAAGCTCTCGGAAGAGGTCGGCGAGGTCGCGCAGGCGGTGATCGGGGCCACGGGGCAGAACCCGCGCAAGGGCACCACGCACAGCTGGGACGACGTGCGGGCCGAGCTCTGCGACGTCATCGTCACCGCCATGGTCGCCCTGCGCACGCTCACCCCGGACGCGGCGGCCGTCCTCGCCGACCACCTGCGCCGCGTCGACGAACGCTCCACGGCCCACGGCGGCACCAAAACCGTTGTGCCGCCCGCCGGTCGTCGGGCTAGCGTCCCCGTTCATGACCACTGA
- a CDS encoding DoxX family protein has translation MTTCTCLDRRDLGLLLLRAGTGGVLAAHGAQKLFGWFGGGGVAGTGAFMESVGYAPGRLNAVVAGLCEAGGGALLALGLATPAAGSAAAGAMAGAAAVHAPNGFFSQGGGYEYPAFLGMVSAALAVTGPGRYSADHALGHSLNRSWMVPAALAGTAVGVLATIGARNKNVRAAARPDEPAADNDETAARGA, from the coding sequence ATGACCACCTGCACGTGCCTGGACCGCCGTGACCTCGGGCTGCTGCTGCTCCGCGCGGGAACCGGCGGCGTGCTCGCCGCCCACGGCGCCCAGAAACTGTTCGGCTGGTTCGGCGGCGGCGGTGTCGCGGGCACCGGCGCCTTCATGGAATCCGTCGGATACGCGCCGGGCCGCCTGAACGCCGTCGTCGCCGGTCTCTGCGAGGCGGGCGGCGGCGCGCTCCTCGCGCTCGGGCTCGCGACGCCCGCGGCGGGCTCGGCGGCGGCAGGCGCGATGGCGGGCGCAGCGGCCGTGCATGCGCCGAACGGCTTCTTCAGCCAGGGCGGCGGCTACGAGTACCCGGCGTTCCTCGGCATGGTCTCCGCCGCACTCGCCGTCACCGGACCCGGCCGCTACTCCGCCGACCACGCGCTCGGCCACTCCCTCAACCGCTCCTGGATGGTCCCCGCCGCACTCGCGGGCACGGCGGTCGGGGTGCTCGCGACGATCGGCGCGAGGAACAAGAACGTACGCGCGGCGGCGCGACCCGACGAGCCCGCGGCGGACAACGACGAGACGGCGGCGCGGGGGGCCTAG
- a CDS encoding nuclear transport factor 2 family protein — translation MSIQVNRLADPTVRAFVTAVNSHDKAAFEALLAPGATMSDDGTDRDVADWTDREIFSSNGHMDVESEADGGRVLTVSYRNDAWGEMRTKWRFTVDDGKVTRFETGQA, via the coding sequence ATGAGCATCCAGGTGAACCGGCTCGCGGACCCCACGGTCCGGGCCTTCGTGACCGCGGTGAACTCCCACGACAAGGCCGCCTTCGAGGCCCTGCTCGCGCCCGGCGCGACCATGTCGGACGACGGCACGGACCGTGACGTCGCCGACTGGACGGACCGCGAGATCTTCTCGTCCAACGGCCACATGGACGTCGAGTCGGAGGCGGACGGAGGCCGCGTGCTGACGGTCTCGTACCGCAACGACGCCTGGGGGGAGATGCGTACGAAGTGGCGCTTCACCGTCGACGACGGGAAGGTCACCCGCTTCGAGACGGGCCAGGCCTGA
- a CDS encoding lamin tail domain-containing protein gives MRIRTTAPAVLAAAALSVSLLAASPASAATARHQGGLHLGTIQYDSPGRDSRSNSSLNAEWVNIHNSGRSAVQLKGYKLKDDTGYTYTFGSYNIGAGKTVKVRTGKGSNASGVRYWGRTNYVWNNTGDKARLIKPSGSQLDSCKWTRLASGSISCH, from the coding sequence TTGCGCATACGCACCACGGCCCCCGCCGTCCTCGCCGCCGCCGCCCTGTCGGTGTCGCTGCTCGCCGCGTCCCCCGCGTCGGCCGCGACGGCTCGTCACCAGGGCGGTCTGCACCTCGGCACCATCCAGTACGACAGCCCGGGCCGGGACAGCCGTTCGAACTCCTCGCTGAACGCGGAGTGGGTGAACATCCACAACAGCGGCCGCTCGGCGGTCCAGCTCAAGGGCTACAAGCTGAAGGACGACACCGGCTACACGTACACCTTCGGCAGCTACAACATCGGCGCCGGCAAGACCGTCAAGGTCCGCACCGGCAAGGGCTCCAACGCCTCCGGCGTGCGCTACTGGGGCCGTACCAACTACGTCTGGAACAACACCGGCGACAAGGCCCGCCTGATCAAGCCGAGCGGCTCGCAGCTCGACTCCTGCAAGTGGACGCGGCTGGCCTCGGGCTCCATCAGCTGCCACTGA
- a CDS encoding SDR family oxidoreductase, translating to MNAERTAASNGSGTTPSGASSKVAVVTGAGSGIGRSVALELLAAGWSVTLAGRRTETLEETAALAAAGSGARDDAVVCVRTDVSRPEDVAALFARVGDAFGRLDLLFNNAGTFGPGGVPVEELPYDAWRHVVDTNLNGAFLCAQAAFRQMKEQDPQGGRIINNGSISAHAPRPNSVAYTATKHALTGLTKSLSLDGRPYRIAVGQIDIGNAATDMTERMQSGILQANGELASEPVMDVSDVARTVRHMAELPLEANVQFATVLATNMPYVGRG from the coding sequence ATGAACGCTGAGCGAACTGCCGCATCGAACGGGTCGGGGACCACCCCTTCCGGAGCCTCGTCCAAGGTCGCCGTGGTGACCGGCGCCGGGTCCGGGATCGGCCGCTCCGTCGCCCTCGAACTGCTCGCCGCGGGCTGGTCCGTGACGCTCGCGGGCCGCCGCACCGAGACCCTGGAGGAGACGGCGGCCCTCGCGGCCGCCGGGTCGGGCGCGCGGGACGACGCCGTCGTCTGCGTGCGTACGGACGTGTCGCGCCCCGAGGACGTGGCGGCCCTCTTCGCCCGCGTCGGCGACGCCTTCGGCCGCCTGGACCTCCTCTTCAACAACGCCGGCACGTTCGGCCCCGGCGGCGTCCCGGTCGAGGAACTCCCCTACGACGCCTGGCGCCACGTCGTCGACACCAACCTGAACGGCGCTTTCCTGTGCGCGCAGGCGGCGTTCCGGCAGATGAAGGAGCAGGACCCCCAGGGCGGCCGCATCATCAACAACGGCTCCATCTCGGCGCACGCCCCGCGCCCCAACTCGGTGGCGTACACGGCGACGAAGCACGCCCTGACCGGCCTGACGAAGTCCCTCTCCCTGGACGGCAGGCCGTACCGGATCGCGGTCGGCCAGATCGACATCGGCAACGCCGCGACCGACATGACCGAACGCATGCAGTCCGGCATCCTCCAGGCCAACGGCGAGCTGGCGAGCGAGCCGGTGATGGACGTGTCGGACGTGGCCCGCACGGTGCGGCACATGGCGGAGCTGCCGCTGGAGGCGAACGTTCAGTTCGCGACGGTGCTCGCGACGAACATGCCGTACGTGGGGCGCGGCTGA
- a CDS encoding alkaline phosphatase D family protein has translation MTNAGQQHAPEIRAAAQHVGRRRFLTVTGAAAALAFATNLPTAGVAGAAELDARRLADNPFTLGVASGDPQPTSVLLWTRLAPAPYEPGGGLPQQRVTVQWEVAHDARFRRVARRGTVTAHPEFSHTVHVEADHLLPGRTYYFRFRTGSWISETGRTRTAPHQGARPGSLTLAAVSCQAYHDGYFTAYKHLAQDDVDVVFHLGDYLYEYAVNAVGGARNYTDRTLPAHFNKETKTLEDYRLRYALYKHDPDLRAAHAAHPFVVTWDDHETENNYADDISENDDPPAEFLLRRAAAYRAYWENQPLRRAQLPSGPDLQLYRRLTWGTLAQFDILDTRQYRSDQAYGDTAHVPGPESDDPARSITGATQERWLIDGWRRSKALWNVVPQQVAFSERRLDLNAQAKLSMDAWDGYRASRKRVLAGAEAARLDNLMVLTGDVHVGYAFDIKDDFDDPSSKNVGTEIVATSIASGKDGADKPANWNTLMKANPHMKFYNGRRGYVTVALDRNSALADFKTVPVITKPGAPISTAASFVTEAGNPGLHPA, from the coding sequence ATGACCAACGCAGGCCAGCAGCACGCACCCGAGATCCGGGCCGCCGCCCAGCACGTGGGACGCCGTCGCTTCCTCACCGTCACGGGCGCCGCCGCCGCACTCGCCTTCGCCACCAACCTGCCCACCGCGGGCGTCGCGGGCGCCGCCGAGCTCGACGCCCGGCGCCTCGCGGACAACCCCTTCACCCTCGGCGTCGCGTCGGGCGACCCGCAGCCCACCTCGGTCCTGCTCTGGACCCGCCTCGCCCCCGCCCCCTACGAGCCCGGCGGCGGCCTCCCGCAGCAGCGCGTCACCGTCCAGTGGGAGGTCGCCCACGACGCCCGGTTCCGGCGCGTCGCCAGACGGGGCACGGTCACCGCGCACCCCGAGTTCAGCCACACCGTGCACGTCGAGGCGGACCACCTGCTCCCGGGCCGCACCTACTACTTCCGCTTCAGGACCGGCAGCTGGATCAGCGAGACCGGCCGCACCCGCACCGCGCCCCACCAGGGCGCCCGCCCCGGCAGCCTCACCCTCGCCGCCGTCTCCTGCCAGGCGTACCACGACGGGTACTTCACCGCGTACAAGCACCTCGCCCAGGACGATGTCGACGTCGTCTTCCACCTCGGCGACTACCTCTACGAGTACGCGGTCAACGCGGTCGGCGGCGCCCGCAACTACACCGACCGCACGCTGCCCGCGCACTTCAACAAGGAGACGAAGACCCTGGAGGACTACCGCCTGCGGTACGCCCTCTACAAGCACGACCCCGACCTGCGCGCCGCACACGCCGCGCACCCCTTCGTCGTCACCTGGGACGACCACGAGACCGAGAACAACTACGCCGACGACATCTCCGAGAACGACGACCCGCCGGCCGAGTTCCTGCTGCGCCGCGCCGCCGCCTACCGCGCCTACTGGGAGAACCAGCCGCTGCGCCGCGCCCAGCTGCCGAGCGGACCCGACCTGCAGCTCTACCGGCGCCTCACCTGGGGCACGCTCGCCCAGTTCGACATCCTGGACACCCGCCAGTACCGCTCCGACCAGGCCTACGGCGACACGGCCCACGTCCCGGGACCCGAGTCGGACGACCCGGCGCGCAGCATCACCGGCGCCACCCAGGAGCGCTGGCTCATCGACGGCTGGCGCCGCTCGAAGGCCCTGTGGAACGTCGTACCGCAGCAGGTCGCCTTCTCCGAGCGCAGGCTGGACCTCAACGCGCAGGCCAAGCTCTCCATGGACGCCTGGGACGGCTACCGCGCCTCCCGCAAGCGGGTCCTGGCGGGCGCCGAGGCCGCGCGCCTGGACAACCTCATGGTCCTCACCGGCGACGTGCACGTCGGCTACGCCTTCGACATCAAGGACGACTTCGACGACCCCTCCTCGAAGAACGTCGGCACGGAGATCGTCGCCACGTCCATCGCGAGCGGCAAGGACGGCGCGGACAAGCCCGCCAACTGGAACACGCTCATGAAGGCCAACCCGCACATGAAGTTCTACAACGGCCGCCGCGGCTACGTGACCGTCGCCCTCGACCGCAACTCCGCGCTCGCCGACTTCAAGACGGTCCCCGTGATCACCAAGCCGGGCGCCCCCATCAGCACGGCTGCGTCCTTCGTGACGGAGGCGGGAAACCCGGGCCTGCACCCGGCGTAG
- a CDS encoding multidrug effflux MFS transporter, with amino-acid sequence MPELGQATEDHPIPKAAEPSGPAALRRTGALVTLVLGGLTAVPALSMDMYLPALPEVTDALSSPAATVQLTLTACLMGMALGQLVVGPMSDKWGRRRPLLAGLLVYVIATAACAFAPTVELLIGFRLLQGLAGSAGIVIARAIVRDLYDGVAMARFFSTLMLISGVAPVAAPLIGGQVLRFTDWRGIFVVLTVVGTALTLLVWRRLPETLAPEKRHSGGTVEALRTMKSLLADRVFAGYMIAGGFAFAALFAYISASPFVIQEIYGASPQTFSLLFGVNSVGLIAAGQINGKILVGRTSLNKVLAVGFAMITVAAVALLLMTTGVFGDVGLVPVAAGLFVLMSSMGLTLPNTQSLALNRTPHAAGSASALLGTSSFLVGAVASPLVGIAGEDTAVPMAVVQLACAVAAIACFVGLCRPWQHEPTAHATEADH; translated from the coding sequence ATGCCTGAGCTCGGGCAGGCCACGGAAGACCATCCGATACCGAAGGCGGCGGAGCCATCCGGTCCCGCCGCCCTTCGCCGTACTGGAGCCCTGGTCACCCTCGTGCTCGGCGGGCTCACCGCCGTCCCCGCGCTCTCCATGGACATGTACCTGCCGGCGCTGCCGGAGGTCACCGACGCCCTGAGCTCCCCGGCCGCGACCGTCCAGCTGACCCTGACGGCCTGTCTCATGGGCATGGCACTCGGCCAGCTCGTCGTCGGCCCCATGAGCGACAAGTGGGGCCGCCGCCGACCGCTCCTCGCCGGCCTGCTCGTCTACGTGATCGCCACCGCGGCCTGCGCCTTCGCGCCCACCGTCGAGCTCCTCATCGGCTTCCGCCTGCTCCAGGGCCTCGCGGGCTCCGCCGGGATCGTCATCGCCCGCGCGATCGTCCGCGACCTGTACGACGGCGTGGCGATGGCCCGCTTCTTCTCCACCCTGATGCTGATCTCCGGCGTCGCCCCCGTCGCCGCGCCCCTCATCGGCGGCCAGGTGCTCCGCTTCACCGACTGGCGCGGCATCTTCGTCGTCCTCACGGTCGTCGGCACCGCCCTGACCCTGCTGGTCTGGCGCCGCCTGCCCGAGACCCTCGCCCCCGAGAAGCGGCACAGCGGCGGCACCGTCGAGGCGCTGCGCACCATGAAGTCGCTCCTCGCCGACCGCGTCTTCGCCGGCTACATGATCGCGGGCGGCTTCGCGTTCGCCGCGCTCTTCGCGTACATCTCCGCCTCGCCCTTCGTGATCCAGGAGATCTACGGCGCGTCCCCGCAGACCTTCAGCCTCCTCTTCGGCGTCAACTCCGTCGGACTGATCGCCGCGGGCCAGATCAACGGCAAGATCCTCGTCGGCCGCACCAGTCTCAACAAGGTCCTCGCCGTCGGCTTCGCCATGATCACGGTTGCCGCGGTGGCGCTGCTGCTCATGACCACCGGCGTCTTCGGCGACGTCGGCCTGGTTCCCGTCGCCGCCGGGCTCTTCGTCCTCATGTCGTCGATGGGCCTCACCCTGCCCAACACCCAGTCCCTCGCACTGAACCGCACCCCGCACGCCGCGGGCTCCGCCTCCGCGCTCCTCGGCACCTCCTCCTTCCTCGTCGGCGCCGTCGCCTCGCCCCTCGTCGGCATCGCGGGCGAGGACACGGCCGTCCCGATGGCCGTGGTCCAACTGGCCTGCGCGGTGGCAGCCATCGCATGCTTCGTAGGACTGTGCCGCCCCTGGCAGCACGAACCCACGGCGCACGCGACGGAGGCGGACCACTGA
- a CDS encoding serine hydrolase domain-containing protein, translating to MLRRTVPPLAARTHGARDGGGPLSAPRLLRPGTPDRAGLDPDEIGRLVAEVTDLTRGPRPWCAGAVVLVGRGPVIAAEQAAGWAVRYASYDPVADSGVELPPEWRVPMRTTTPFDLASLTKLFTTVAAVQQLERGTLGIDALVGAYVPEFTAAAQHRITVRQLLTHTSGLRPELPLYDCRDAAARLAALRAEAPATEPGDYVYSDLNMLLLQHILERLTRRPLDDLIREGITRPLGMTATGFGPRPDAAATEDQRKPWAKADRGMLRGTVHDENAWALGGVAGHAGLFSTARDLAVLCRTLLCGGSYGRARILGPDFVELMLAGSGLGFGIDQPWFMGELAGRGAAGHTGFTGTSLVLDPSTDTFLVLLANTVHPRRRAADNAPRVAAATRLARAARGR from the coding sequence ATGCTTCGTAGGACTGTGCCGCCCCTGGCAGCACGAACCCACGGCGCACGCGACGGAGGCGGACCACTGAGCGCACCCAGACTCCTGCGCCCCGGCACCCCGGACCGCGCGGGCCTCGACCCCGACGAGATCGGCCGCCTCGTCGCCGAGGTGACCGACCTGACGCGCGGGCCGCGGCCCTGGTGCGCGGGCGCCGTCGTCCTCGTGGGCCGCGGGCCCGTCATCGCCGCGGAGCAGGCGGCGGGCTGGGCGGTGCGCTACGCCTCGTACGACCCGGTAGCCGACAGCGGCGTCGAGCTGCCGCCCGAATGGCGGGTGCCGATGCGCACGACCACGCCCTTCGACCTGGCCTCCCTCACCAAGCTCTTCACGACCGTCGCCGCCGTGCAGCAGCTGGAGCGGGGCACACTCGGCATCGACGCGCTCGTCGGGGCGTACGTCCCCGAATTCACGGCCGCCGCGCAGCACCGCATCACGGTCCGCCAGCTGCTCACCCACACCTCCGGGCTCCGGCCCGAGCTGCCGCTGTACGACTGCCGGGACGCCGCGGCGCGCCTGGCCGCGCTGCGCGCCGAGGCCCCCGCCACCGAACCCGGCGACTACGTCTACTCCGACCTGAACATGCTGCTCCTCCAGCACATCCTGGAGCGCCTCACCCGCCGCCCGCTGGACGACCTGATCCGCGAGGGCATCACCCGCCCGCTCGGCATGACGGCCACGGGCTTCGGACCGCGCCCCGACGCGGCCGCGACGGAGGACCAGCGCAAGCCCTGGGCCAAGGCCGACCGGGGGATGCTGCGCGGCACCGTCCACGACGAGAACGCGTGGGCGCTCGGCGGCGTCGCGGGACACGCGGGGCTGTTCTCCACGGCTCGCGACCTGGCGGTGCTCTGCCGCACGCTGCTGTGCGGCGGGTCGTACGGCAGGGCGCGCATCCTCGGGCCCGACTTCGTCGAGCTGATGCTCGCGGGGTCCGGCCTCGGCTTCGGCATCGACCAGCCCTGGTTCATGGGCGAGCTCGCGGGGCGGGGGGCGGCGGGCCACACGGGGTTCACGGGGACGTCGCTGGTCCTCGATCCGTCGACGGACACGTTCTTGGTCCTGCTCGCCAACACGGTCCATCCGCGCCGGCGGGCGGCGGACAACGCGCCCCGGGTCGCGGCGGCGACGCGGCTCGCTCGCGCGGCGCGGGGACGGTAG
- a CDS encoding small ribosomal subunit Rsm22 family protein has product MNAPTPQATATASPAETLRAALAGLLDGLPPRQATQAVERLIANYRGRTPTDAPILRDRADVVAYAAYRMPATFEAVRAALGALADAAPQGWAPGSHVDVGGGTGAATWAVAATWAGERPVTVLDWAEPALALGRELAGAAPQLRDVQWQRSRIGAALAIESTDLVTVSYVLGELTEADRRSVVDAAAHAAEQAVVVIEPGTPDGYQRVIEARDRLIAAGYRVAAPCPHSAACPIEPGTDWCHFSARVSRSSLHRRVKGGSLAYEDEKFSYVAAVRFDPEPAPTRIVRRPQIRKGQVLLDLCEAEEVLRRETVTKRHGLLYRAARDADWGDAWPPPSAQ; this is encoded by the coding sequence GTGAACGCCCCCACCCCCCAGGCCACGGCCACCGCGTCCCCGGCCGAGACCCTGCGCGCCGCCCTCGCCGGGCTGCTGGACGGTCTTCCGCCGCGGCAGGCGACCCAGGCCGTCGAGCGGCTGATCGCGAACTATCGGGGGCGGACCCCGACCGACGCGCCGATCCTGCGGGACCGTGCGGATGTCGTGGCGTACGCGGCGTACCGGATGCCCGCGACCTTCGAGGCGGTCCGTGCCGCGCTCGGCGCGCTCGCGGACGCCGCGCCACAAGGGTGGGCGCCCGGGAGTCACGTGGACGTGGGCGGCGGAACCGGCGCGGCGACGTGGGCCGTCGCGGCGACCTGGGCGGGGGAGCGGCCCGTGACGGTCCTCGACTGGGCCGAGCCCGCGCTCGCACTGGGACGGGAACTGGCCGGCGCGGCACCTCAGCTGCGCGACGTCCAGTGGCAGCGCTCCCGTATCGGAGCGGCGCTCGCGATCGAGAGCACTGATCTCGTCACGGTGTCGTACGTGCTGGGAGAGCTCACCGAAGCCGACCGGCGGTCCGTCGTCGACGCCGCCGCCCACGCGGCGGAACAGGCCGTCGTCGTCATCGAGCCCGGCACCCCCGACGGCTACCAGCGCGTCATCGAGGCGCGCGACCGCCTCATCGCCGCCGGCTACCGCGTCGCCGCGCCCTGCCCGCACAGCGCCGCCTGCCCCATCGAGCCCGGCACGGACTGGTGCCACTTCTCCGCCCGCGTCAGCAGGTCGTCCCTGCACCGCCGGGTCAAGGGCGGCTCCCTGGCGTACGAGGACGAGAAGTTCAGCTACGTCGCCGCGGTCCGCTTCGACCCGGAACCCGCGCCCACGCGCATCGTGCGCCGCCCGCAGATCCGCAAGGGCCAGGTCCTCCTCGACCTGTGCGAGGCCGAGGAGGTGCTGCGCAGGGAGACCGTGACCAAGCGCCACGGCCTCCTCTACCGCGCCGCGCGCGACGCGGACTGGGGCGACGCGTGGCCGCCCCCGTCCGCGCAGTGA